From the Mus pahari unplaced genomic scaffold, PAHARI_EIJ_v1.1 scaffold_13670_1, whole genome shotgun sequence genome, one window contains:
- the LOC110315445 gene encoding zinc finger protein 431-like — translation MLEIYRNLTTIGYKWKDHNIEEHCQNDRRYGRQERSPAGEKPYEYTQCDKAFTYHSHLQKLERNQTGEKHSEGFPHIEALACQSTVQINKRTDTGEEPYKCNECDKAFLQLKNLQVHERTHSGKKPYECNQCGKAFLKPTRLRIHERTHTGEKPYKCNECQKAFAQLKYLRAHERAHAGEKPYECNQCGKAYSHQSCLRIHERTHTGEKPYICKHCDKACSHQTHLRIHERTHTGEKPYICKHCDKAYSNRSNLRIHERTHTGEKPYICKHCGKAYSNRSYLQLHERTHTGEKPYKCNECEKAFAHLKYLREHERRHIGEKPYECSQCGKAFLQPCFLRIHERTHTGEKPYQCNQCDKAFARLKYLRVHERRHTGEKPYECNQCGKAFLHLCSLRIHERKHTGEKPYKCNQCDKAFARLNYLRVHERRHTGKKPYECNQCGKAFLQPSCLRIHENRHAGEKPYKCDQCGKAFLQPSFLRVHERRHNGEKPYECNQCSKAFVQPCSLRIHERTHTGEKPYKCNQCGKAFAQLKHLRLHERTHTGEKPYKCNQCDKAFAQGSNLKVHTRMHTREKPYKCDQCGKAFTQSGHLQTHKVMHTGGRQNCYGF, via the coding sequence GCAGGAAAGAAGCCCtgctggagagaaaccctatgaatatacacaatgtgataaagccttcaCATATCACAGTCATCTTCAAAAGCTTGAAAGAAACCAAACTGGAGAGAAACACTCTGAAGGCTTTCCACATATTGAAGCGCTTGCATGTCAGAGTACtgtccaaataaataaaagaacagacaCTGGAGAGgaaccctacaaatgtaatgaatgtgataaagcctttttaCAGCTCAAGAATCTGCAagtacatgaaagaacacattctggaaagaaaccctatgaatgtaatcaatgtggtaaagcctttttaAAACCCACCCGTCTTcgaatacatgaaagaacacatactggtgagaaaccctacaaatgtaatgaatgtcaAAAAGCCTTTGCACAGCTCAAGTATCTTCGAGCACATGAAAGAGCACatgctggagagaaaccttatgaatgtaatcagtgtggtaaagcctatTCACACCAGAGTTGTCTCcgaatacatgaaagaacacatactggagagaaaccttacatatGTAAACACTGTGATAAAGCCTGTTCACACCAGACTCATCTCCGAATACATGAAAggacacatactggagagaaaccttacatatGTAAGCACTGTGATAAAGCCTATTCAAACCGCAGTAATCTCCGAATACATGAAAGAAcgcatactggagagaaaccttacatatGTAAACACTGTGGTAAAGCCTATTCAAACCGCAGTTATCTCCAactacatgaaagaacacatactggtgagaaaccttacaaatgtaatgaatgtgaaaAAGCCTTTGCACATCTCAAGTATCTTCGAGAACATGAAAGAAGACATattggagagaaaccctatgaatgtagtcagtgtggtaaagcctttttaCAACCCTGCTTTCTTcgaatacatgaaagaacacacactggagagaaaccctaccaatgcaatcaatgtgataaagcctttgcaCGGCTCAAGTATCTTCGAGTCCATGAAAGAagacatactggagagaaaccctatgaatgtaatcagtgtggtaaagcctttttaCACCTCTGCTCTCTTcgaatacatgaaagaaaacatactggagagaaaccctacaaatgtaatcaatgtgataaagcctttgcaCGGCTCAACTATCTTCGAGTACATGAAAGAAGACATACTGgaaagaaaccctatgaatgtaatcaatgtggtaaagcctttttaCAACCCAGCTGTCTTCGAATACATGAAAACAGACAtgctggagagaaaccctacaaatgtgatcaatgtggtaaagcctttttaCAACCTAGCTTTCTTCGAGTACATGAAAGAAGACATaatggagagaaaccctatgaatgtaatcagtgtaGTAAAGCGTTTGTACAACCCTGCTCTCTTcgaatacatgaaagaacacatactggagagaaaccctacaaatgtaatcaatgtggtaaagcctttgcacaaCTCAAGCATCTTCGattacatgaaagaacacatactggagagaagccttacaaatgtaatcagtgtgataaagcctttgcaCAAGGCAGTAATCTCAAAGTACATACAAGGATGCATACtagagagaaaccttacaaatgtgatcAATGTGGTAAGGCCTTTACACAAAGCGGTCATCTTCAAACCCATAAAGTAATGCATACTGGAGGGAGACAAAATTGCTATGGATTCTGA